A region from the Triticum urartu cultivar G1812 chromosome 1, Tu2.1, whole genome shotgun sequence genome encodes:
- the LOC125536247 gene encoding protein G1-like7, which translates to MDSPGTAGPPSSSAAGDAQQPVALAVAPPQPQPMPPPPQQLSRYESQKRRDWNTFLQYLRNHRPPLTLARCSGAHVIEFLKYLDQFGKTKVHASGCAHYGQPSPPAPCPCPLRQAWGSLDALIGRLRAAYEESGHAPESNPFAARAVRIYLREVRDGQAKARGIPYEKKKRKRTPALPAGAAGEGASSSSAAAAVPGRGEGGEQSGSGTTAASPLPSPTGAQAEGSSVAAAPSTSRV; encoded by the coding sequence ATGGACTCCCCGGGCACCGCCGGCCCTCCGTCCTCCTCCGCCGCGGGCGACGCGCAGCAGCCGGTGGCGCTGGCGGTGGCGCCCCCGCAGCCGCAGCCGATGCCCCCGCCGCCGCAGCAGCTGAGCAGGTACGAGTCGCAGAAGCGGCGGGACTGGAACACGTTCCTGCAGTACCTGCGCAACCACCGCCCCCCGCTGACGCTGGCGCGCTGCAGCGGCGCGCACGTCATCGAGTTCCTCAAGTACCTCGACCAGTTCGGCAAGACCAAGGTGCACGCGTCCGGCTGCGCGCACTACGGCCAGCCCAGCCCGCCCGCGCCCTGCCCCTGCCCGCTCCGCCAGGCCTGGGGCTCCCTCGACGCGCTCATCGGCCGCCTCCGCGCCGCCTACGAGGAGAGCGGCCACGCGCCCGAGTCCAACCCCTTCGCCGCGCGCGCCGTGCGGATCTACCTCCGCGAGGTCCGCGACGGCCAGGCCAAGGCCAGGGGCATACCCTACGAGAAGAAGAAGCGCAAGCGCACGCCCGCGCTCCCTGCCGGCGCTGCCGGGGAGGGGGCGAGCTCGTCGTCGGCCGCCGCGGCTGTCCCGGGCCGCGGCGAAGGAGGAGAGCAAAGTGGCAGCGGCACCACGGCGGCTTCACCACTGCCGTCACCCACCGGCGCCCAGGCTGAAGGGAGTAGCGTCGCTGCTGCTCCAAGCACCTCCCGAGTATAG